In a single window of the Acinetobacter sp. CS-2 genome:
- a CDS encoding SDR family oxidoreductase, with translation MRIAVTGASGQLGQLIISQLLERTEAKNIVALVRNPEKASELSSKGIEVRAFDYGHDADKLSAQLAGVDRLLLISSSEIGQRTVQHQNVIHAAKLANLKFIAYTSLLKADTSPLLLAQEHVETEQYLKAANIPHTLLRNSWYSENYAMGLVQAVEQGKIFGATHHGKIASASRLDYATAAAVVLTQEGHENKVYELAGDTSYSLDDVAKWTSEISKKDVTYQDLSEEEYKALLIQMGLPEGFASILADSDEGVSKDALYSDSKDLHQLIGRPTTSMQETIKEFLS, from the coding sequence ATGCGTATCGCAGTTACTGGTGCATCAGGTCAGCTCGGCCAACTTATTATTTCTCAATTACTCGAACGAACTGAGGCAAAAAATATTGTGGCATTAGTGCGTAATCCAGAAAAAGCATCAGAACTAAGTTCAAAAGGGATCGAAGTCCGTGCTTTTGATTATGGACATGATGCAGATAAACTTTCAGCTCAATTGGCAGGTGTCGATCGGCTTTTATTAATTTCATCGAGTGAAATTGGTCAACGGACAGTACAACACCAGAATGTTATTCATGCAGCAAAACTTGCAAACTTAAAATTTATTGCTTATACGAGTTTATTAAAAGCAGATACATCACCGCTTTTATTGGCACAAGAGCATGTTGAGACTGAACAATATTTAAAAGCAGCGAATATTCCACATACACTACTACGTAATAGCTGGTACAGCGAAAACTATGCAATGGGACTTGTACAAGCAGTTGAGCAGGGCAAAATTTTCGGGGCAACGCATCACGGCAAAATTGCTTCTGCTTCACGTTTAGATTATGCAACAGCTGCTGCTGTAGTATTAACTCAAGAAGGGCATGAAAATAAAGTTTATGAACTTGCTGGTGATACAAGTTACAGCCTTGATGACGTAGCAAAATGGACAAGTGAAATCAGTAAAAAAGATGTAACTTACCAAGATTTATCGGAAGAGGAATATAAAGCGCTCTTGATACAAATGGGTTTACCAGAAGGTTTTGCGAGTATCTTGGCAGATTCAGATGAAGGCGTATCTAAAGACGCTTTATATAGTGATAGCAAAGACCTGCACCAGTTAATTGGTCGTCCCACTACAAGTATGCAAGAAACTATTAAAGAATTTTTATCTTAA
- a CDS encoding winged helix-turn-helix transcriptional regulator, which translates to MKGYVFSADCPSRKILLTLTSRWSVLILVALRDQRLRFNELKKIIDGISEKMLAQTLKMLEQDGFILRQDYAEIPPRVDYQLTEFGREAAERLFDLTTWLENNLSKLLENQPSTDIVRN; encoded by the coding sequence ATGAAAGGATACGTTTTTTCAGCAGATTGTCCGTCTCGAAAAATTTTGTTAACACTGACTAGTCGTTGGAGTGTCTTGATTTTAGTTGCGCTTAGAGACCAACGTCTGCGTTTTAATGAATTAAAAAAAATAATTGATGGCATTAGTGAAAAGATGTTGGCTCAAACCTTAAAAATGCTTGAGCAAGATGGTTTTATCTTACGTCAGGATTATGCAGAAATACCGCCTCGTGTAGATTATCAATTAACAGAGTTTGGACGAGAGGCTGCTGAACGACTCTTTGATTTAACTACTTGGCTTGAAAATAATTTATCTAAATTATTAGAAAATCAGCCTAGTACAGACATAGTTCGGAACTGA
- a CDS encoding winged helix-turn-helix transcriptional regulator produces the protein MSKNSNLEVCPIARSLSVLGDAWSMLILRDAHAGFTRFDQFRKSLGIAPTMLTKRLSVLVEEGLLEKRQYSEHPPREEYLLTQAGQDFLPVLFVIGAWGKKYKPFEQPEKMVTFLDAEQGTEIKPIVIDQITGAEIGTRPIRQKTE, from the coding sequence ATGAGTAAAAATAGCAATCTTGAAGTCTGCCCAATCGCTAGAAGTCTTTCTGTTCTAGGCGATGCGTGGAGTATGTTGATTTTACGTGATGCTCATGCGGGTTTCACACGTTTTGATCAGTTCCGTAAAAGTTTAGGTATTGCACCAACCATGCTAACTAAACGTTTGTCTGTTTTAGTAGAGGAAGGCTTACTCGAAAAGAGACAATATTCTGAACATCCGCCGCGTGAAGAGTATCTATTAACTCAAGCAGGTCAAGATTTTTTACCAGTTCTGTTTGTGATTGGTGCATGGGGCAAAAAATATAAGCCCTTTGAACAACCCGAAAAAATGGTGACTTTTCTGGATGCAGAACAAGGCACTGAAATTAAGCCGATTGTGATTGATCAAATCACTGGTGCCGAAATTGGTACTCGCCCTATTCGCCAAAAAACCGAATAA
- a CDS encoding NADH:flavin oxidoreductase/NADH oxidase family protein gives MTQLQLETNLLNQPLTLPNGFSIPNRLAKAATSETLASYSNNPTEKHVRLYQRWAASGIGMIISGNIMIDRRALGEAGNVVVEDERDFAILQKWAKSVTVQGSQLWAQLNHPGKQSTKGLNVRTISASAVPFGPEMQSLFATPDEATHTEIIDIIQRFGRSAAICKKAGFSGVEIHAAHGYLINQFLSPLHNLRNDEWGGTPEKRRRFLMEVYAEIRKQVGKEFPIAIKLNSADFQKGGFTEQDSLETIQALADAGIDLIEISGGTYESGVAKAPQKASTIAREAFFIDFAEKVRKLVKTPLMVTGGFRTVEGMNQALQSQACDVIGIARIMAIEPDVPKYLLAGKNGLQSVHPIKTGIKKVDSLGIMEVLWYTQQLKRMGKAKEPKPHESGLWAFIKSILRSGWGMYATQRARAK, from the coding sequence ATGACTCAACTGCAATTAGAAACCAATCTCTTGAATCAGCCTTTAACGTTGCCAAATGGCTTTAGCATTCCAAACCGACTAGCGAAGGCTGCAACCAGTGAAACCTTGGCTAGCTATTCAAATAATCCAACCGAAAAACATGTGCGGTTATATCAGCGCTGGGCTGCATCAGGAATTGGGATGATCATCAGTGGCAACATTATGATTGACCGACGTGCCTTAGGTGAGGCTGGTAATGTGGTAGTCGAGGATGAGCGTGATTTTGCGATTTTGCAAAAATGGGCAAAATCCGTGACCGTGCAAGGTTCTCAATTGTGGGCACAGTTAAATCATCCGGGAAAACAATCAACCAAAGGATTAAATGTCCGTACTATTTCTGCATCGGCAGTGCCATTTGGGCCAGAAATGCAATCTTTATTTGCGACGCCTGATGAAGCCACACATACAGAGATTATCGATATTATTCAGCGTTTTGGTCGTAGCGCAGCGATCTGTAAAAAGGCTGGATTTAGTGGCGTTGAGATTCATGCTGCACATGGTTATCTGATTAATCAGTTTTTATCGCCTTTACATAATTTAAGAAATGATGAATGGGGCGGTACACCTGAAAAACGCCGTCGTTTTTTAATGGAAGTATATGCAGAAATCCGCAAACAAGTCGGTAAAGAGTTTCCCATTGCGATTAAGCTAAACTCGGCAGACTTTCAAAAAGGCGGCTTTACCGAACAGGACTCCTTAGAAACCATTCAGGCTTTAGCAGATGCAGGCATTGACCTTATAGAAATATCAGGCGGTACTTATGAATCTGGCGTAGCCAAAGCACCACAAAAAGCTTCGACTATTGCCCGTGAAGCTTTCTTTATTGATTTCGCAGAAAAGGTAAGAAAACTTGTAAAAACTCCACTCATGGTTACAGGTGGTTTTCGGACCGTAGAAGGCATGAACCAAGCTTTGCAGTCTCAAGCGTGTGATGTTATTGGGATTGCAAGAATTATGGCGATTGAACCTGATGTACCTAAATATTTGCTGGCAGGCAAAAATGGTCTTCAGTCGGTGCATCCAATCAAAACAGGCATTAAGAAGGTCGATAGTCTAGGTATTATGGAAGTACTTTGGTACACCCAACAATTAAAACGTATGGGTAAAGCTAAAGAACCAAAACCTCATGAAAGTGGTTTATGGGCATTTATTAAATCGATTTTACGTAGTGGTTGGGGAATGTATGCAACCCAACGGGCACGGGCAAAATAA
- a CDS encoding helicase, with protein sequence MMKFKLLLWMLTKLMQRAVKKNPKCAAYVNDKNVTFQIQTASGEGRYFEVKNGKINSYSGLTKSPSFIFTFKTASKGFAVLSAKDSMNTFLTALKTQDLVISGNFVDVMWFQSLVDFIQPHSKPS encoded by the coding sequence ATGATGAAATTTAAATTGTTGCTGTGGATGCTCACCAAGCTCATGCAGCGTGCGGTAAAAAAGAATCCGAAATGTGCGGCTTATGTGAATGACAAAAATGTCACCTTTCAGATTCAGACGGCAAGTGGTGAAGGGCGCTATTTTGAAGTCAAGAATGGCAAGATTAACTCTTACTCTGGGCTAACCAAGTCACCTAGTTTTATTTTTACATTTAAGACTGCGAGTAAAGGATTCGCCGTATTGTCTGCTAAAGACAGCATGAATACGTTTTTAACTGCACTTAAAACACAAGACCTTGTCATTAGCGGAAATTTTGTGGATGTGATGTGGTTTCAAAGTTTAGTGGACTTTATTCAGCCTCATTCAAAACCATCTTGA
- a CDS encoding alpha/beta fold hydrolase produces MTTITHQTAETQLIEVDGAKFAYRRWGNSNTGQPPLFFLQHFRGGLDNWDPIITNGLAQGREVILFNGRGVASSTGQPRIRIEDMADDAAAVIRALGLKQVDLLGFSLGGFQAQDLVRRHPELVRKLMLLGTGPRGGKPRGDDPEVATLVLKHATSAVPSEQDFLFLFFGRSKAAIQAGRDFWQRRHERNNQDTPSSVEVMQAQIEANMHFLPKLDEQDPFAHLREIKQPTFILNGVDDVMIPTINAYHMALNIPNAQLFIYPDAGHGAQFQYPERFVKHAIQFLDE; encoded by the coding sequence ATGACAACAATTACACACCAAACAGCCGAGACCCAATTGATTGAAGTAGATGGAGCAAAATTTGCCTATCGTCGATGGGGTAACTCAAACACAGGGCAACCACCGCTATTTTTTCTTCAACACTTTCGAGGTGGTTTAGACAATTGGGACCCAATCATTACCAATGGTTTGGCACAAGGGCGTGAAGTCATTTTGTTTAATGGTCGAGGCGTTGCTTCATCTACAGGGCAACCACGAATTCGAATTGAAGACATGGCCGATGATGCAGCAGCAGTCATTCGTGCATTGGGCTTAAAACAAGTTGATTTATTAGGCTTTTCACTCGGCGGGTTTCAGGCACAAGATTTAGTACGCCGTCATCCTGAACTTGTAAGAAAGCTGATGCTTTTAGGTACGGGGCCAAGAGGCGGTAAACCACGCGGTGACGATCCAGAAGTGGCTACGTTGGTATTGAAACATGCCACCAGTGCTGTGCCTTCTGAACAAGACTTTCTCTTTTTATTTTTTGGTCGATCAAAAGCCGCGATTCAAGCAGGTCGTGATTTTTGGCAACGTCGACATGAACGCAACAATCAAGATACACCAAGCTCAGTTGAAGTCATGCAGGCACAAATCGAAGCCAATATGCATTTTTTACCTAAACTTGATGAACAAGATCCATTTGCGCATTTACGTGAGATTAAACAACCAACTTTCATTTTAAATGGTGTTGATGATGTGATGATTCCGACCATCAATGCCTATCACATGGCACTTAACATTCCAAACGCGCAGCTATTTATCTATCCAGACGCAGGACATGGCGCTCAATTTCAATACCCTGAACGCTTTGTAAAGCATGCAATCCAGTTTTTAGATGAATAA
- a CDS encoding alpha/beta fold hydrolase, protein MKFLLNTVAMSLTAISIFSAPLTQAEVVSLVSFSEPSIQPHKVLSSAVSNPQAGQNAQQDTNWKNVPTQFIRAGDVNFAYQEYGQQNGGTPVIFLNHLAAVLDNWDPRIIDGIAAKHHVVVFDNRGVGASTGKPAQSIEQMADDAITFIQAKGFKQVDLFGFSMGGMISQEIALKQPNLVRKMILSGTGPAGGTGISTVGRISNWDLVRGMATGQDPKVYLFFTRTENGKAAAKQFIQRINERTENRDKEITISAYRAQLKALKKWGSKKPSDLSVIQQPVLVANGDHDRMVPTVNTYDLAKRLPNSSVVIYPDAGHGGIFQFHEDFVKQSLTFLNK, encoded by the coding sequence ATGAAGTTTTTATTAAATACAGTTGCTATGAGTTTGACGGCGATATCTATTTTTAGTGCTCCCTTAACTCAGGCAGAAGTTGTGTCATTGGTTTCTTTTAGTGAACCATCAATTCAGCCACATAAAGTGTTATCAAGTGCTGTTAGCAATCCGCAAGCAGGGCAAAACGCTCAGCAAGATACAAATTGGAAGAATGTACCCACTCAATTTATTCGTGCAGGTGACGTTAACTTCGCTTACCAAGAATATGGTCAACAGAACGGTGGAACACCTGTCATTTTCTTAAATCACTTGGCGGCTGTTCTAGATAATTGGGACCCACGAATTATTGATGGAATTGCCGCTAAACATCATGTGGTGGTGTTTGATAATCGTGGGGTCGGTGCTTCTACAGGTAAACCAGCCCAGTCAATTGAGCAAATGGCAGACGATGCGATTACTTTCATTCAAGCAAAAGGCTTTAAGCAAGTTGATTTATTTGGCTTCTCGATGGGCGGCATGATTTCACAAGAGATTGCTTTGAAGCAGCCGAATTTAGTTCGAAAAATGATTTTGTCGGGAACTGGCCCCGCGGGAGGTACAGGCATTAGTACCGTAGGGCGAATTTCTAATTGGGATTTAGTCCGTGGAATGGCTACCGGTCAAGACCCTAAGGTTTATCTTTTCTTCACACGTACAGAAAATGGTAAAGCTGCTGCAAAACAGTTTATTCAACGTATTAACGAACGTACCGAAAACCGCGATAAAGAAATCACCATTTCTGCCTATCGTGCTCAGCTTAAAGCACTCAAAAAATGGGGAAGTAAGAAACCTTCCGACCTTTCTGTGATTCAACAACCTGTGTTAGTTGCTAATGGTGATCATGACCGAATGGTCCCAACCGTGAACACCTATGATTTGGCAAAACGTTTGCCAAATAGCTCTGTTGTTATTTACCCCGATGCTGGCCATGGCGGAATTTTTCAGTTCCATGAAGATTTTGTAAAACAGTCACTTACATTCTTAAATAAATAA
- a CDS encoding oxidoreductase, translated as MTSRVVLITGASSGIGLATADLLHEAGFIVYGTSRQAKNSSNYKFHLIELDVNQDDSVTHAIEKVIANEGRIDVLINNAGFAISPAGAEESSMQQAQAIFDTNFFGAVRMTRAVIPHMRQKNSGLILNISSILGLVPMPFGALYAASKHALEGYSESLDHELRSQGIRVSLIEPAYTNTSLGLNLLEADNKVSFYDQMREKLHRQMISSINKSDDPRVVAHTILNVIESQHVLPRYTAGKTAKNLKALRRFAPVKVFDKLIQRNMKV; from the coding sequence ATGACCAGCAGAGTAGTTCTCATTACAGGCGCATCATCGGGTATTGGGTTAGCAACCGCAGACCTTTTACATGAGGCAGGATTTATTGTTTATGGCACAAGCCGACAAGCAAAAAACTCATCAAACTATAAATTTCATCTGATTGAGTTAGATGTAAATCAAGACGACTCCGTCACTCACGCCATTGAAAAAGTGATTGCAAATGAAGGCCGAATTGATGTCTTAATTAATAATGCTGGGTTTGCAATATCACCCGCTGGTGCTGAAGAAAGTTCAATGCAACAAGCACAGGCTATTTTTGATACTAACTTTTTCGGTGCCGTTCGAATGACTCGCGCAGTTATTCCACACATGCGTCAGAAAAACTCAGGACTTATTTTAAATATCAGTTCGATTCTTGGACTTGTGCCTATGCCTTTTGGCGCTCTTTATGCTGCATCTAAACATGCACTGGAAGGTTATTCTGAATCTTTAGACCACGAGTTAAGATCACAAGGCATTCGTGTATCTCTGATTGAACCTGCTTATACCAATACTTCTTTAGGATTAAACTTACTTGAAGCAGACAATAAAGTTTCTTTTTACGATCAAATGCGTGAAAAGTTACATCGACAAATGATTAGCTCTATAAATAAGTCAGATGACCCACGTGTGGTTGCCCATACCATTTTAAATGTCATTGAAAGTCAACATGTTTTACCACGCTACACAGCAGGTAAAACTGCAAAAAACTTAAAAGCATTACGACGCTTTGCTCCTGTAAAAGTCTTTGACAAATTAATTCAGCGAAATATGAAGGTGTAG
- a CDS encoding NADP-dependent oxidoreductase gives MKAAYITRYGNINDVQIDEQPRPSLTENAVLVKVHAASINPLDLRVLEGEFKAILPVRFPFILGNDFAGTVVEVGSKVSQFKVGDEVYAKTDLNGAFAEYTVVQQSSLALKPQNISMELAASLPLVSLTAWQALVEIAKVKAGQKVLIHAGSGGVGSIAIQLAKHLGATVATTTSEKNIPWVKALGADTIIDYKTTDFEQELKDYDVVLDTQGGKILEKSLNVLKRGGRLISISGPPDHAFAEAVNPNWFLKCVIPLLSWSIRHKAKKRDISYSFLFMQPNGQQLSEISKLVESGKINPVVDKTYTFSEIKDAFHYVNTGRAKGKVILKISE, from the coding sequence ATGAAAGCAGCTTATATAACCCGCTACGGCAATATTAATGATGTACAAATTGATGAACAACCGAGACCATCTCTAACCGAAAATGCGGTTCTTGTTAAAGTGCATGCAGCCAGTATTAACCCACTCGACTTAAGAGTTTTAGAAGGTGAATTTAAAGCAATTCTGCCCGTCCGATTTCCTTTCATCTTAGGCAATGACTTTGCAGGTACTGTCGTAGAGGTAGGCTCGAAGGTGTCGCAATTTAAAGTCGGAGATGAAGTCTATGCCAAGACCGATCTGAATGGTGCTTTTGCAGAATATACAGTCGTTCAACAGTCATCACTAGCGCTTAAGCCACAAAATATTTCGATGGAACTTGCAGCGTCTCTCCCGCTTGTTTCCTTGACTGCATGGCAAGCCTTGGTCGAAATTGCGAAAGTTAAAGCAGGACAAAAAGTATTAATTCATGCTGGTTCAGGCGGTGTCGGGTCAATTGCGATTCAGCTTGCCAAACATTTAGGTGCTACGGTTGCAACCACGACAAGTGAGAAAAATATTCCTTGGGTCAAAGCATTAGGTGCAGATACGATCATTGACTACAAAACGACTGATTTTGAGCAAGAACTTAAAGACTACGATGTAGTTCTAGATACTCAAGGTGGAAAAATCTTAGAAAAATCACTGAACGTTCTTAAACGCGGTGGACGTCTTATTAGTATTTCAGGACCTCCCGATCATGCTTTTGCAGAGGCAGTTAATCCAAACTGGTTTCTAAAATGTGTTATTCCGCTTTTAAGTTGGTCAATCCGGCATAAAGCAAAAAAACGCGATATTTCCTATTCATTTCTGTTTATGCAGCCGAATGGTCAACAGTTATCTGAAATTTCAAAATTAGTCGAGTCTGGAAAAATAAACCCAGTGGTCGATAAGACTTATACATTTAGCGAGATTAAAGATGCTTTCCACTATGTAAATACTGGACGGGCAAAAGGCAAAGTCATTTTAAAAATTTCTGAATAA
- a CDS encoding aldo/keto reductase translates to MNYQLFGQTGLNVSQIALGTGNFGTGWGYGSSQEDAKLVLDAYLDVGGNFIDTADVYQFGQSEQILGDLLQGIRHEVVLATKFSDGASLDTNQLHKGNSRKAMLYSVEQSLRRLKTDYIDLYWVHHPDNVTPSEEILRGLEDLARAGKILYAGLSNFPAWRLSRAATIAELKNTVPIAAAQFQHSLVYREPEADLIPASQALGLGMVTWSPLGGGMLTGKYRKGEKGREEGFGGKVFQQENSIQRTAILDAVLSIANELNVSADQVAIAWAGTHGTVPIIGPKSLQQAKSNLGAIDVVLSPDQIQLLDSVSQIITSDQKRLPILNIDVKHKAIIA, encoded by the coding sequence ATGAATTATCAATTATTTGGTCAAACAGGTTTAAATGTTTCACAAATTGCTTTAGGGACTGGTAACTTTGGCACAGGTTGGGGGTATGGTTCCTCACAAGAAGACGCCAAATTAGTATTGGATGCATATCTGGATGTAGGCGGCAATTTTATAGACACAGCAGATGTTTATCAATTTGGACAATCTGAGCAAATTCTAGGTGACTTATTACAAGGTATTCGCCACGAGGTTGTCTTAGCCACTAAATTTTCGGATGGTGCTTCGCTTGATACCAATCAACTACATAAAGGAAATAGCCGAAAAGCAATGCTTTATTCAGTTGAGCAAAGTCTACGCAGATTGAAAACGGATTATATTGATCTTTACTGGGTACATCATCCTGATAATGTTACACCGAGCGAAGAAATTCTAAGAGGGCTAGAGGATTTGGCTCGTGCCGGAAAGATTCTCTATGCAGGTTTATCAAATTTTCCAGCATGGCGACTATCTCGTGCAGCAACTATTGCAGAACTTAAAAATACAGTGCCTATTGCAGCGGCACAATTCCAACATAGTTTGGTCTATCGTGAGCCTGAAGCCGATTTAATTCCAGCTTCTCAAGCATTAGGATTAGGGATGGTGACATGGTCTCCTTTAGGTGGAGGAATGCTTACGGGTAAATATCGAAAGGGTGAAAAAGGCCGTGAAGAGGGTTTTGGCGGTAAGGTTTTTCAGCAAGAAAACTCGATTCAACGTACAGCAATTTTAGATGCAGTGCTTTCAATTGCTAATGAATTAAATGTATCTGCTGATCAGGTGGCGATTGCTTGGGCAGGTACACATGGAACTGTGCCAATTATTGGTCCAAAATCTCTACAACAAGCAAAAAGTAATTTAGGAGCAATTGATGTTGTATTGTCACCTGATCAAATCCAACTACTCGATTCAGTCAGTCAAATAATAACTTCAGATCAAAAGCGATTACCTATATTAAATATTGATGTAAAGCATAAAGCCATTATTGCTTAA
- a CDS encoding PaaI family thioesterase, translating to MEVNDVLKEWEETEQKILKHLGPPDSVHLSELTQRSGLEVFEAIFSGELPSPPIGETLDYIPVHMEYGIAVFQGRPQRKHYNPLGSVHGGWFCTLLDSAVACAIHTTLPAGKAYTTLELKVNMVRALTDATPLVRAEGKIVHVGRQTATAEGRIIGPDGKLYAHATTTCLIFDAPEKTS from the coding sequence ATGGAAGTAAATGACGTTCTCAAAGAATGGGAAGAAACTGAACAGAAAATTCTTAAGCATCTAGGCCCACCAGATTCTGTGCACTTATCAGAGTTAACTCAACGCTCAGGATTAGAGGTTTTTGAGGCTATTTTTTCTGGTGAGCTTCCCTCACCTCCAATTGGAGAAACGCTCGACTATATTCCTGTGCATATGGAATATGGGATTGCAGTCTTTCAAGGCCGACCACAACGCAAACATTACAATCCATTAGGTAGTGTGCATGGGGGCTGGTTTTGTACTTTACTTGATTCAGCTGTTGCTTGCGCTATTCATACTACACTCCCTGCTGGGAAAGCTTATACCACGCTTGAACTCAAAGTAAATATGGTACGTGCACTAACAGATGCGACCCCTCTTGTACGAGCAGAGGGAAAAATCGTCCATGTCGGACGCCAAACAGCGACTGCTGAAGGACGAATAATAGGGCCTGATGGAAAATTATATGCACATGCGACAACGACATGCCTTATTTTCGATGCTCCTGAAAAAACATCATAA
- a CDS encoding alkene reductase, producing MTDKTLFSSYQLGNIELNNRIVMAPLTRNRAGKGLIPSEFAADYYAQRASAGLIITEATQVSPQAQGYQDTPGLYTTEQIDAWRKVTNAVHAKGGKIFVQLWHVGRISHVDLQPNGASPVAPSAIRADTKTFVNNTFTEVSEPRALELYEIPAIISDFRQAAANAITAGFDGVEIHAANGYLLEQFIKDGANQRTDIYGGSIENRARLLLEVVEAIVSEIGAHRTGVRISPVSPANAISCSDPQPQYNYITEQLNQLGIVYLHVVEGATGGPRNIAPFDYSAIRNRFEQTYLANNGYDLELANAHLESDEADLFAFGKLFISNPDLVERLKHGLPLAELNPATLYGGGAEGYTDYPSYIG from the coding sequence ATGACAGATAAAACTCTTTTTAGTTCCTATCAATTAGGCAACATTGAACTCAACAATCGTATTGTAATGGCTCCACTCACACGCAACCGCGCAGGGAAAGGACTTATACCAAGTGAGTTTGCTGCTGATTATTATGCTCAGCGTGCTAGCGCAGGTCTTATTATTACAGAAGCGACCCAAGTTTCTCCACAAGCTCAAGGATATCAAGATACACCTGGGCTATACACGACTGAACAAATTGATGCTTGGCGAAAAGTAACAAATGCCGTACATGCAAAGGGTGGAAAAATCTTTGTTCAATTATGGCATGTTGGGCGAATTTCTCATGTTGATTTGCAACCTAATGGGGCAAGTCCTGTCGCCCCGTCAGCGATTCGGGCAGACACAAAGACTTTTGTAAATAATACATTTACTGAAGTATCTGAACCCCGAGCATTAGAATTATATGAAATTCCCGCCATTATTTCAGATTTCCGCCAAGCGGCAGCGAATGCCATTACTGCTGGATTTGATGGTGTTGAAATTCATGCTGCGAATGGATATTTACTAGAACAATTTATAAAAGATGGTGCCAACCAACGTACTGATATATATGGTGGATCTATCGAAAATCGAGCACGATTATTACTTGAAGTGGTTGAAGCTATAGTCAGTGAAATTGGTGCTCATCGAACAGGTGTCCGTATATCTCCTGTATCTCCTGCTAATGCTATAAGTTGTAGCGATCCTCAACCTCAGTACAATTACATTACTGAACAACTCAATCAACTCGGTATCGTCTATTTGCATGTCGTTGAAGGTGCTACAGGCGGACCACGTAACATAGCGCCTTTCGATTACTCTGCTATACGCAACCGTTTTGAGCAGACCTATTTAGCCAATAATGGTTATGATTTAGAACTTGCGAATGCTCACCTTGAATCTGACGAAGCTGACCTATTTGCTTTTGGAAAATTATTTATTAGCAATCCAGACTTAGTTGAACGTTTAAAACACGGCCTTCCATTGGCTGAGTTAAATCCGGCAACATTGTACGGTGGAGGGGCGGAAGGTTATACCGACTATCCCAGCTATATAGGTTAA
- the greB gene encoding transcription elongation factor GreB, translated as MKSNLITRAGHDKLVAELQYLWHEERPEITRKVNWAASLGDRSENADYQYNKQILRKIDRRVRYLGKRLEELKIIDFSPEQEGKVYFGAWVDIENEDGEQKTLRIVGVDEIYDHHPQHISIDSPMARALLGKQVDDEVKVLTPSGEKLWYVNEIRYEKPENSAD; from the coding sequence ATGAAATCTAACTTAATTACACGTGCTGGACATGACAAATTAGTCGCAGAATTACAATACTTGTGGCACGAAGAGCGACCAGAAATTACCCGGAAAGTGAACTGGGCAGCGAGTCTTGGTGATCGATCGGAAAACGCGGATTATCAATACAACAAGCAAATTTTACGCAAGATTGACCGTCGTGTCCGTTACTTGGGCAAGCGTTTAGAAGAGCTCAAAATTATTGATTTTTCACCTGAGCAAGAGGGCAAAGTATATTTTGGTGCTTGGGTGGATATTGAAAACGAGGACGGTGAGCAAAAAACCTTGCGCATCGTTGGTGTAGATGAAATTTATGATCATCATCCACAGCATATTTCCATTGATTCACCTATGGCACGGGCTTTACTGGGCAAGCAGGTAGATGATGAAGTAAAGGTGCTGACTCCATCGGGTGAAAAACTCTGGTATGTGAATGAAATTCGTTATGAAAAGCCTGAAAATTCAGCAGATTAA